From one Triticum urartu cultivar G1812 chromosome 3, Tu2.1, whole genome shotgun sequence genomic stretch:
- the LOC125545648 gene encoding NAD(P)H-quinone oxidoreductase subunit N, chloroplastic codes for MWSGAAAAAARTVSPPLHAPTSLTGRRGAGRPSTVSVRAGGGGLMDFVGGDLVKPDLGRWLDDVEEHKALAIYPPHEGGYEGRYLNRLRYQGYYFLDLSARGLGDPESTLTKIHPVCPPSLGRQPVARWYFPPEVDYRLSLLHPDAKGLIVWVYEAKVLSKAELQFLAMLPDLRPKVRVIAECGNWRKFIWKPLKQISGLEPDPDAEE; via the exons ATGTGGTCGGGAGCGGCAGCCGCGGCGGCGCGCACCGTGTCCCCGCCGCTCCACGCGCCGACGTCCCTGaccgggcggcgcggcgcggggcggcCGTCGACGGTGTCGGtgcgcgcgggcggcggcgggctgATGGACTTCGTGGGCGGGGACCTGGTGAAGCCGGACCTGGGGCGGTGGCTGGACGACGTGGAGGAGCACAAGGCGCTGGCCATCTACCCGCCGCACGAGGGCGGCTACGAGGGCCGCTACCTCAACCGCCTCCGCTACCAGGGCTACTACTTCCTCGACCTCTCCGCGCGCGGCCTCGGCGACCCCGAGTCCACCCTCACCAAGATCCACCCCGTCTGCCCG CCTAGCCTCGGGAGGCAGCCGGTGGCGAGGTGGTACTTCCCGCCGGAGGTGGACTACAGGCTCAGCCTGCTGCACCCGGACGCCAAAGGGCTCATCGTCTGGGTCTACGAGGCCAAG GTTCTGTCCAAGGCCGAGCTGCAGTTCCTGGCCATGCTCCCCGACCTCCGCCCCAAAGTCAGGGTGATCGCGGAATGCGGCAACTG GAGAAAATTCATCTGGAAACCGCTGAAGCAAATATCGGGCCTCGAGCCTGATCCGGACGCCGAGGAATGA
- the LOC125545647 gene encoding protein DMP8-like, with protein MAEQEGEEYKVLIDQTSKDAGEPHQDADDDDADDTSSFILVMNLVLSGTARLNVLLPTATILTFAIFAPLVTDDGKCARVNRVLTGAFVLLCAASCVFFTLTDSFRSATGRLRYGVATPTGIATFCAGGRSRRKAPREPERYRLRWSDLFHTALSLVAFVTFAASHHDIVRCYYPGAPRKVVNTVPLVVGFVVSLLFVMFPSKRRGIGYPFLLRTDLVYLRR; from the coding sequence ATGGCTGAGCAAGAAGGAGAAGAATACAAGGTGCTCATCGATCAGACCAGCAAAGACGCCGGTGAACCGCACCAAGACGCCGACGATGACGACGCTGACGACACCTCGAGCTTCATCCTGGTCATGAACCTCGTCCTGAGCGGCACGGCCCGGCTCAACGTGCTCCTCCCGACGGCCACCATCCTGACCTTCGCCATCTTCGCGCCGCTGGTCACCGACGACGGCAAGTGCGCGCGCGTCAACCGCGTGCTCACCGGCGCGTTCGTGCTGCTCTGCGCCGCCTCCTGCGTCTTCTTCACGCTCACCGACAGCTTCCGCTCCGCCACGGGCCGGCTCCGCTACGGCGTGGCCACCCCGACGGGTATCGCGACGTTCTGCGCCGGCGGGCGGAGCCGGAGGAAGGCGCCGAGGGAGCCGGAGAGGTACAGGCTGCGGTGGTCGGACCTGTTCCACACCGCGCTCTCCCTGGTGGCCTTCGTGACCTTCGCCGCCTCCCACCACGACATCGTCCGGTGCTACTACCCCGGCGCGCCCAGGAAGGTGGTGAACACCGTGCCCCTCGTCGTCGGCTTCGTCGTCAGCCTCCTGTTCGTCATGTTCCCTTCCAAGAGGAGGGGGATCGGCTACCCCTTCCTGCTCAGGACCGACCTCGTGTACCTGCGTCGCTGA